A region from the Serinibacter arcticus genome encodes:
- the rplI gene encoding 50S ribosomal protein L9, which translates to MAKLILTHEVTGLGAPGDIVEVKDGYARNYLVPRGLATGWSKGAAKEIEAIRAARAKRAHATVESAAAVRDSLESKRFTVAARSGAGGRLFGTVTTKDIAEAVVAAGGPQVDRRKIEAKGHIKTLGTHQVVVHLHDEVAAKVTVEVVAADA; encoded by the coding sequence ATGGCGAAGCTGATTCTCACGCACGAGGTCACCGGTCTCGGTGCCCCCGGCGACATCGTCGAGGTCAAGGACGGGTACGCCCGCAACTACCTCGTTCCCCGCGGTCTGGCCACCGGCTGGAGCAAGGGTGCCGCGAAGGAGATCGAGGCCATCCGTGCCGCACGCGCCAAGCGTGCCCACGCGACGGTCGAGAGCGCTGCTGCGGTTCGCGACTCGCTCGAGTCCAAGCGCTTCACGGTCGCTGCGCGCTCCGGCGCCGGCGGCCGCCTCTTCGGCACGGTGACGACCAAGGACATCGCCGAGGCCGTCGTGGCAGCCGGCGGCCCGCAGGTCGACCGCCGCAAGATCGAGGCGAAGGGTCACATCAAGACGCTGGGCACGCACCAGGTCGTCGTGCACCTGCACGACGAGGTCGCCGCCAAGGTGACCGTGGAGGTCGTCGCCGCCGACGCGTGA
- a CDS encoding single-stranded DNA-binding protein, translating into MAGETVITVIGNLTADPELRFTPSGAAVANFTVASTPRTFDRQSNEWKDGDTLFMRCSIWREAAENVAESLTKGNRVVVTGRLVQRSYETREGEKRTVVELQVDEVGPSLRYATAKVTRSQRGGGGGGGGFSGGGGGGGGFNAGGGGGGGFEQSGGSRGGSSASSSNDDPWASGGASSYPDEPPF; encoded by the coding sequence ATGGCAGGCGAGACCGTCATCACCGTGATCGGCAACCTCACGGCTGACCCCGAGCTGCGCTTCACGCCCAGCGGCGCGGCAGTCGCGAACTTCACCGTCGCGTCCACGCCCCGCACGTTCGACCGTCAGAGCAACGAGTGGAAGGACGGCGACACGCTGTTCATGCGCTGCTCGATCTGGCGCGAGGCTGCGGAGAACGTGGCGGAGTCCCTCACCAAGGGAAACCGCGTGGTCGTGACGGGTCGCCTCGTCCAGCGCTCCTACGAGACCCGTGAGGGCGAGAAGCGCACCGTCGTCGAGCTGCAGGTCGACGAGGTCGGCCCCTCGCTCCGCTACGCCACGGCCAAGGTCACGCGCTCGCAGCGCGGTGGCGGCGGCGGCGGCGGCGGCTTCAGCGGTGGCGGCGGAGGCGGCGGCGGCTTCAACGCCGGCGGCGGTGGCGGTGGCGGCTTCGAGCAGTCGGGAGGCTCCCGGGGCGGTTCGAGCGCGAGCTCGAGCAACGACGACCCGTGGGCCTCGGGGGGCGCGAGCTCCTACCCGGACGAGCCCCCGTTCTAG
- a CDS encoding transglycosylase domain-containing protein has product MAASKTPKPAPGRKPASSGRPSSSRPKASSAKGRRKPARKKGWNYPRAGLGPVRRWLPSWRVLLGTLVTGLGLVVGGLAVAYAMTDVPAPDELAVAEGSTIYFSDGTTPIGEIAEVDRTIVDTTTLPAHVGEAVVASEDRRFYSNSGIDPVGIVRALWNNLRGGDRQGASTLTQQYVENYYLGRTTDYVGKFKEAILAVKVEQELDKSQILDAYMNTIYYGRGAYGIEAAAQAYFGKGAAELSLSESAMLAGVIPAPSAWDPAVAPEQAEARWARTLDFMAADGWITADERAAQTFPAVVERTGSDTYAGTNGYLLQMAVAELTVGEEAPFTEDQLNRRGLEVVTTFDAGMQAAAVDTVENDLPEGAAEGLRATLVSIDPATGGVRALYGGRDYLTESLNRATQAVYQGGSTFKPFALVAALEAGIPLDEKYESYTGMDVDGYVVNNYDRRNRGWIDLVDATADSVNSTYVQLNRDANAEGAEPGQTLVDTAVRLGLPADTTGLVPVLSNVLGNASPHAIDMATVFATFAAQGEKHPTHVIDRVLEDGTIVHQGPTAGERVISEDVAADATYAMTQVVERGSGETASELGRPAAGKTGSSNDYKGVSFAGYVPQLATVVAMYQTGPDGNEEPITPFGGYGVVAGGTVPTDLWTSYMEKVTQGWEILDFPERSAPVEPTREPTPTPTEPELVELPAVAGLDEGAARAALEAAGFTVATVTEASDQPAGVVLRSDPGAGRAAEGSTVTLVVSSGPAPEPEPEPTEEPEPEPEPTETPTPEPTPTPEPTPTPTPTQAPTPGPTPVPTPAPSPTS; this is encoded by the coding sequence GTGGCAGCCAGCAAGACCCCCAAGCCCGCCCCCGGCAGGAAGCCTGCCTCGTCGGGGCGCCCGTCGTCGTCCCGGCCGAAGGCCTCCTCCGCGAAGGGGAGGCGCAAGCCCGCCCGCAAGAAGGGCTGGAACTACCCGCGGGCCGGGCTCGGCCCGGTGCGTCGGTGGCTGCCGAGCTGGCGCGTGCTGCTCGGGACCCTGGTGACGGGGCTCGGGCTGGTCGTCGGCGGACTCGCCGTGGCGTACGCGATGACGGACGTGCCGGCGCCCGACGAGCTGGCGGTGGCCGAGGGCTCGACCATCTACTTCTCCGACGGGACCACGCCGATCGGCGAGATCGCGGAGGTCGACCGCACCATCGTCGACACCACCACGCTGCCGGCCCACGTGGGCGAGGCCGTCGTCGCCTCCGAGGACCGTCGCTTCTACTCCAACTCCGGCATCGATCCCGTGGGAATCGTCCGGGCGCTCTGGAACAACCTGCGCGGCGGCGACCGCCAGGGCGCGTCCACGCTGACGCAGCAGTACGTCGAGAACTACTACCTCGGCCGGACCACGGACTACGTGGGCAAGTTCAAGGAGGCGATCCTCGCCGTCAAGGTCGAGCAGGAGCTGGACAAGTCCCAGATCCTCGACGCCTACATGAACACCATCTACTACGGTCGCGGCGCCTACGGCATCGAGGCCGCGGCGCAGGCGTACTTCGGCAAGGGCGCGGCCGAGCTGTCCCTCTCCGAGTCCGCGATGCTCGCCGGGGTCATCCCCGCGCCGAGCGCGTGGGACCCCGCCGTCGCGCCCGAGCAGGCGGAGGCGCGCTGGGCCCGCACGCTCGACTTCATGGCGGCCGACGGCTGGATCACCGCGGACGAGCGGGCGGCGCAGACGTTCCCGGCCGTCGTCGAGCGGACCGGCTCCGACACGTACGCCGGCACGAACGGGTACCTGCTCCAGATGGCTGTCGCCGAGCTCACCGTCGGCGAGGAGGCGCCGTTCACCGAGGACCAGCTCAACCGTCGCGGCCTCGAGGTCGTCACGACCTTCGACGCCGGGATGCAGGCGGCCGCCGTCGACACCGTCGAGAACGACCTGCCCGAGGGCGCTGCAGAGGGGCTGCGGGCGACGCTGGTCTCGATCGACCCGGCCACCGGTGGCGTCCGCGCGCTGTACGGCGGTCGCGACTACCTCACGGAGTCGCTCAACCGCGCGACGCAGGCCGTCTACCAGGGCGGCTCGACGTTCAAGCCGTTCGCGCTCGTGGCTGCGCTCGAGGCCGGGATCCCGCTGGACGAGAAGTACGAGAGCTACACCGGGATGGACGTCGACGGGTACGTCGTCAACAACTACGACCGGCGCAACCGCGGCTGGATCGACCTCGTCGACGCGACCGCCGACTCGGTGAACTCGACGTACGTGCAGCTGAACCGGGACGCCAACGCCGAGGGCGCTGAACCCGGCCAGACGCTGGTCGACACGGCGGTCCGCCTCGGGCTGCCCGCCGACACCACCGGGCTCGTGCCCGTGCTGTCCAACGTGCTCGGCAACGCCTCGCCGCACGCCATCGACATGGCCACCGTGTTCGCCACGTTCGCCGCCCAGGGCGAGAAGCACCCCACCCACGTCATCGACCGCGTGCTCGAGGACGGCACGATCGTCCACCAGGGCCCGACGGCGGGGGAGCGCGTCATCTCGGAGGACGTCGCCGCCGACGCCACCTACGCCATGACCCAGGTGGTCGAGCGCGGCAGCGGCGAGACGGCCAGCGAGCTCGGACGTCCGGCGGCCGGCAAGACCGGTTCCTCCAACGACTACAAGGGCGTCTCGTTCGCCGGGTACGTGCCGCAGCTGGCGACCGTCGTCGCGATGTACCAGACCGGGCCCGACGGCAACGAGGAGCCGATCACGCCGTTCGGCGGCTACGGCGTCGTCGCGGGCGGCACGGTCCCGACGGACCTGTGGACCAGCTACATGGAGAAGGTGACGCAGGGCTGGGAGATCCTGGACTTCCCGGAGCGCAGCGCCCCGGTCGAGCCGACGCGCGAGCCGACGCCGACCCCGACCGAGCCCGAGCTCGTGGAGCTGCCGGCGGTCGCCGGACTCGACGAGGGCGCCGCGCGGGCGGCGCTCGAGGCCGCGGGGTTCACCGTCGCGACGGTGACCGAGGCCTCGGACCAGCCGGCCGGCGTCGTGCTCCGCAGCGACCCGGGTGCGGGCCGGGCCGCCGAGGGTTCGACCGTGACCCTCGTGGTCTCGAGCGGACCGGCGCCCGAGCCCGAGCCGGAGCCGACCGAGGAGCCCGAGCCGGAGCCGGAACCGACCGAGACGCCGACGCCTGAGCCCACCCCGACGCCGGAGCCGACCCCGACTCCCACGCCCACCCAGGCACCCACGCCGGGCCCGACGCCGGTGCCCACGCCGGCGCCGTCGCCCACCAGCTGA
- a CDS encoding PadR family transcriptional regulator, with product MRKRSDVLDLAILGRLASGPLHGYELRKQLSATLGMFRSLSFGSLYPRLRGLEGCGWITTAHTASLPHALASKRSRVSYELTAAGKEHLAETLTAADPAAWDDDVFDVRFSMFADTDPTTRLRILEGRRTRVLESREASRLAAARNRERRDAYTAELQRHGLEILDKEIGWLEGLIATERAAATPTTTTARPRPRRSRRHESFRPVHPPRRSTHEFHPRCHRGRRQLRELARAGRRVLQGRRPHHQGARPHARAVR from the coding sequence ATGCGCAAGCGCAGCGACGTGCTCGACCTCGCGATCCTCGGGCGGCTGGCGAGCGGACCCCTGCACGGCTACGAGCTGCGCAAGCAGCTCTCGGCCACGCTAGGCATGTTCCGCTCGCTGTCCTTCGGGTCGCTCTACCCCCGGCTGCGCGGGCTCGAGGGATGCGGGTGGATCACGACCGCCCACACCGCCTCGCTGCCGCACGCGCTCGCCAGCAAGCGCTCGCGCGTGAGCTACGAGCTGACGGCGGCGGGCAAGGAGCACCTGGCCGAGACCCTCACCGCGGCCGACCCGGCCGCCTGGGACGACGACGTGTTCGACGTCCGGTTCTCGATGTTCGCCGACACCGACCCGACGACGCGCCTGCGCATCCTCGAGGGTCGGCGCACGCGCGTGCTCGAGAGCCGCGAGGCCTCCCGCCTCGCCGCCGCCCGCAACCGCGAGCGCCGCGACGCCTACACCGCCGAGCTCCAGCGCCACGGCCTGGAGATCCTCGACAAGGAGATCGGCTGGCTCGAGGGCCTCATCGCCACCGAGCGAGCAGCCGCCACCCCCACCACGACCACCGCTCGGCCCCGGCCGAGGCGGAGCCGCCGGCATGAGTCATTCAGGCCGGTCCACCCCCCAAGAAGGAGTACCCATGAGTTCCATCCGCGTTGCCATCGCGGGCGTCGGCAACTGCGCGAGCTCGCTCGTGCAGGGCGTCGAGTACTACAAGGACGCCGACCCCACCACCAAGGTGCCCGGCCTCATGCACGTGCAGTTCGGTGA
- the rpsF gene encoding 30S ribosomal protein S6, translating into MRQYELMLILDPEVDERTVAPSLDKFLSVITTGGGSIDKVDIWGKRRLAFEISKKAEGIYAVVNMTATPALAQELDRQLGLNEAILRTKLLRPDAH; encoded by the coding sequence ATGCGTCAGTACGAGTTGATGTTGATCCTCGACCCTGAGGTCGACGAGCGCACCGTCGCTCCGTCGCTCGACAAGTTCCTTTCCGTGATCACGACCGGTGGTGGCTCCATCGACAAGGTCGACATCTGGGGCAAGCGCCGCCTGGCGTTCGAGATCTCCAAGAAGGCCGAGGGCATCTACGCGGTCGTCAACATGACGGCCACGCCCGCGCTCGCTCAGGAGCTCGACCGCCAGCTCGGCCTCAACGAGGCCATCCTGCGCACCAAGCTGCTGCGTCCCGACGCTCACTGA
- a CDS encoding MATE family efflux transporter — MRRELDRRILALAVPALGALVAEPVFVLVDSALVGHLGTAHLAGLTLASTLLVTAVGLFVFLAYATTASVGRLLGAGRPEQAIRSGIDGMWLALAVGIVVAGIGIALAPWAIGALGGEGEVLAHGVTYLRTSLPGLPGMLVVLAATGVLRGMLDTRTPLLVAGVGAVANAGLNFLFIYGFGWGIGGSGAGTALVQLAMGAVLAWRVTTGARERGVGLSPSLGGLTQGMRDGAPLFLRTLTLRAAILVTVATAATLGDVPLAAHQIVNSLWGFAAFALDALAIAAQALVGRALGAADADQARAVLRRTLLWGAGAGAVLGLLLAALAVPLSAVFTPAADVRAAATAGVVVIAIAMPLAGVVFVLDGVLIGAGDGRFLAWAGVVSLVAYLPFVLAVRQLAPRGVGHESEALVWLWVAFAVAFMLARGLATYLRSRGDRWMVLGAR, encoded by the coding sequence ATGCGACGCGAGCTCGACCGGAGGATCCTCGCCCTCGCTGTGCCCGCGCTCGGAGCGCTCGTCGCCGAGCCGGTCTTCGTGCTCGTCGACTCCGCGCTCGTCGGCCACCTCGGCACCGCCCATCTCGCGGGACTCACCCTCGCCTCGACCCTGCTCGTGACCGCCGTCGGCCTCTTCGTCTTCCTCGCCTACGCGACGACGGCGAGCGTCGGCAGGCTCCTCGGGGCCGGCCGGCCGGAGCAGGCCATCAGGTCGGGGATCGACGGCATGTGGCTCGCGCTCGCCGTCGGGATCGTCGTCGCCGGGATCGGTATCGCGCTCGCGCCCTGGGCCATCGGCGCCCTCGGCGGAGAGGGGGAGGTGCTCGCCCACGGGGTCACCTACCTGCGTACGAGCCTGCCCGGACTGCCGGGGATGCTCGTCGTCCTCGCCGCCACCGGGGTGCTGCGCGGGATGCTCGACACCCGCACCCCCCTGCTGGTCGCCGGCGTCGGGGCCGTTGCGAACGCCGGGCTGAACTTCCTCTTCATCTACGGCTTCGGCTGGGGCATCGGCGGCTCCGGCGCCGGCACCGCGCTGGTCCAGCTCGCGATGGGTGCCGTCCTCGCCTGGCGCGTCACGACGGGCGCCCGTGAGCGAGGCGTCGGCCTGAGCCCGTCCCTCGGCGGCCTCACGCAGGGGATGCGCGACGGCGCTCCCCTGTTCCTGCGGACGCTCACCCTCCGCGCCGCGATCCTCGTCACCGTCGCGACCGCCGCCACGCTCGGCGACGTTCCCCTGGCCGCCCACCAGATCGTCAACTCGCTGTGGGGGTTCGCCGCCTTCGCCCTGGACGCGCTGGCGATCGCGGCCCAGGCCCTGGTCGGCCGCGCCCTCGGGGCCGCCGACGCAGATCAGGCTCGCGCGGTCCTGAGACGCACCCTGTTGTGGGGCGCCGGCGCGGGCGCCGTGCTCGGCCTGCTGCTCGCCGCGCTCGCCGTGCCCCTCTCGGCAGTCTTCACCCCCGCGGCGGACGTCCGCGCGGCGGCGACGGCCGGCGTCGTCGTGATCGCCATCGCCATGCCCCTGGCCGGGGTGGTCTTCGTGCTCGACGGCGTCCTCATCGGGGCGGGCGACGGCCGCTTCCTCGCGTGGGCCGGAGTCGTCAGCCTCGTGGCCTACCTGCCGTTCGTGCTCGCCGTCCGGCAGCTGGCCCCGCGCGGTGTCGGTCACGAGTCCGAGGCGCTGGTCTGGCTGTGGGTCGCGTTCGCCGTCGCCTTCATGCTCGCGCGCGGGCTGGCCACCTATCTGCGCTCCCGAGGGGACCGATGGATGGTCCTCGGCGCCCGCTGA
- a CDS encoding ABC transporter permease, with the protein MWRLTWAQMHRNVGKLIAVGIAIALGTGFITATFVTTNAIEDTALAAASASIGDPDVVVTDSSYSLTDDDVAELSELDGVTEVYTFRNVFREVTTGSGTELLMLNPPADDPRLGNTTLEDGRVPAAAGEIALPAATAERLAVGLGGEVTVVSQVWADDGSSSTRRTQESTVVGLLADGTGLGFGMPSALASEEDITAWSLDDGSTTFSLLTLAVDDGADVSAVSDAVTQAVPEGVTVMSGEEYARDVAASFTGGIQIFRALILAFAAVAMAVAGIVIANTFTVLVAQRTRTLALLRCVGATQRQVKRSVRLEALVLGVVSSVAGIALGLGIGQAALSIINQRVEGVPTPTTVPVDLATVLVPLLAGVVVTVVAASGAARLATSVAPLAAMRPVDSVVSARSTKLRPIIGWILTGGGFAVMAGALAMSGTPGNFELALAAGVLGGLVSIIGVVMAAITIVPAVSRVLGRGVARLGGVPRQLAATNSVRNPRRTTSTATALLVGVALVTMMSTGASMARTQLEGELDAQFAIDVAVTGTTVSPTTVEAVRDVDGVESTVLFEGGTADVATASFTSSATVLVADPATLGQVLSTAPESWDPGTVLADGYLIGQDGPVTVGDTEIDAVLVEGLPDFTMLVTADQAASLDLTSPMQSLWVAIADGADPTDVAAGIRDAVSSTTSGTADTAPLVSGGAIEKAGFTQVLDTLLAVVVGLLGVAVVIALIGVANTLSLSVVERRRENALLRALGLTRGQLRSTLAVEGVLLAAVGALVGLVLGLIYGWIGGLLMLGETTGMTIASITVPWTSVLAVLVVAVLAGVLASVLPARGAVKIPPVAALAAD; encoded by the coding sequence ATGTGGCGCCTCACCTGGGCGCAGATGCACCGCAACGTCGGGAAGCTCATCGCCGTCGGGATCGCGATCGCGCTCGGCACCGGCTTCATCACGGCGACGTTCGTCACCACCAACGCCATCGAGGACACCGCGCTGGCCGCGGCCAGCGCGTCGATCGGTGACCCCGACGTCGTCGTCACCGACTCCTCCTACTCCCTGACGGACGACGACGTCGCCGAGCTGTCCGAGCTCGACGGCGTCACCGAGGTCTACACGTTCCGGAACGTCTTCCGGGAGGTCACCACCGGGTCGGGCACCGAGCTGCTGATGCTCAACCCCCCGGCCGACGATCCGCGCCTGGGGAACACGACCCTCGAGGACGGACGGGTGCCCGCGGCTGCCGGCGAGATCGCCCTGCCGGCCGCGACGGCCGAGCGCCTCGCCGTCGGGCTCGGGGGCGAGGTCACCGTGGTGTCGCAGGTCTGGGCCGACGACGGCAGCTCCTCCACCCGCAGGACCCAGGAGTCGACCGTGGTCGGTCTCCTCGCCGACGGCACCGGCCTCGGGTTCGGCATGCCGTCCGCCCTCGCCTCCGAGGAGGACATCACCGCCTGGAGCCTCGACGACGGCAGCACCACCTTCTCGCTGCTGACGCTCGCGGTGGACGACGGCGCCGACGTCAGCGCGGTGTCCGACGCCGTCACGCAGGCGGTCCCGGAAGGGGTCACAGTGATGTCGGGCGAGGAGTACGCCCGCGACGTCGCCGCCAGCTTCACCGGCGGGATCCAGATCTTCCGGGCGCTCATCTTGGCGTTCGCCGCCGTGGCCATGGCCGTCGCCGGCATCGTCATCGCCAACACCTTCACCGTGCTCGTCGCCCAGCGCACCCGCACGCTCGCCCTGCTGCGCTGCGTCGGTGCGACGCAGAGGCAGGTCAAGCGCTCCGTGCGGCTCGAGGCGCTCGTGCTCGGCGTCGTCTCGTCGGTCGCCGGCATCGCGCTCGGACTCGGCATCGGCCAGGCCGCGCTGTCGATCATCAACCAGCGCGTCGAGGGCGTCCCGACGCCGACCACCGTCCCGGTCGACCTCGCCACCGTCCTCGTGCCGCTGCTGGCCGGCGTCGTCGTCACGGTCGTGGCGGCGAGCGGCGCGGCCCGGCTCGCGACCTCGGTCGCACCGCTCGCGGCGATGCGCCCGGTCGACTCCGTCGTCAGCGCCCGCAGCACGAAGCTGCGCCCGATCATCGGCTGGATCCTCACCGGCGGTGGGTTCGCCGTCATGGCGGGCGCCCTGGCGATGTCCGGGACGCCCGGCAACTTCGAGCTCGCACTGGCGGCCGGTGTCCTCGGCGGCCTCGTCTCGATCATCGGTGTCGTCATGGCCGCGATCACGATCGTGCCGGCCGTCTCCCGCGTCCTCGGCCGCGGCGTCGCCCGCCTCGGTGGTGTGCCGCGCCAGCTCGCGGCCACGAACTCGGTGCGCAACCCGCGCCGCACCACCTCGACGGCGACGGCGCTGCTCGTCGGCGTCGCCCTCGTCACCATGATGTCCACGGGTGCCTCGATGGCCCGGACCCAGCTGGAGGGCGAGCTGGACGCCCAGTTCGCGATCGACGTCGCGGTGACGGGGACCACCGTGTCGCCGACCACCGTCGAGGCCGTCCGCGACGTCGACGGCGTCGAGTCCACCGTCCTGTTCGAGGGCGGGACCGCAGACGTCGCGACGGCGAGCTTCACCTCCTCGGCCACCGTCCTCGTGGCGGATCCCGCCACCCTGGGGCAGGTGCTCTCCACGGCGCCCGAGTCCTGGGATCCCGGGACCGTGCTCGCCGACGGCTACCTGATCGGGCAGGACGGCCCGGTCACCGTCGGTGACACCGAGATCGATGCGGTCCTGGTCGAGGGCCTGCCCGACTTCACGATGCTCGTGACGGCGGACCAGGCCGCGTCGCTCGACCTCACCTCGCCGATGCAGTCGCTCTGGGTCGCGATCGCCGACGGCGCCGACCCGACCGACGTCGCCGCCGGGATCCGCGACGCCGTGAGCAGCACGACGTCGGGCACCGCCGACACCGCCCCGCTGGTCTCCGGCGGCGCCATCGAGAAGGCCGGGTTCACCCAGGTGCTCGACACGCTGCTGGCGGTGGTGGTCGGACTGCTCGGGGTCGCCGTCGTGATCGCGCTGATCGGCGTGGCGAACACGCTGTCGCTGTCGGTCGTGGAGCGTCGCCGCGAGAACGCGCTGCTGCGGGCCCTGGGCCTGACGCGGGGTCAGCTCCGCTCGACGCTCGCGGTGGAGGGTGTGCTGCTGGCCGCCGTCGGGGCGCTGGTCGGTCTGGTCCTCGGGCTGATCTACGGCTGGATCGGCGGCCTGCTGATGCTCGGCGAGACCACCGGTATGACGATCGCCAGCATCACGGTGCCGTGGACGTCGGTGCTCGCGGTGCTCGTGGTCGCGGTGCTGGCGGGCGTGCTCGCGTCCGTCCTGCCGGCCCGCGGTGCGGTCAAGATCCCGCCGGTGGCGGCCCTCGCCGCCGACTGA
- a CDS encoding inositol-3-phosphate synthase codes for MQGVEYYKDADPTTKVPGLMHVQFGEYHVGDLDFVAAFDVDAKKVGQDLSAAINASENNTIKIADVPPTGVQVQKGPTLDGLGKYYRETIEESADEAVDVVAVLKETGADVLVCYLPVGSEEAAKFYAQAAIDAGVAFVNALPVFIAGTPEWADKFTAAGVPIVGDDIKSQVGATITHRVLARLFEDRGVVLDRTYQLNVGGNMDFKNMLERERLESKKISKTQAVTSNLTDAAFAGKTEDRNVHIGPSDYVAWLDDRKWAYVRMEGRAFGDAPINMEYKLEVWDSPNSAGVIIDAVRAAKIAKDRGVGGPITSASAYFMKSPPEQLEDQHAREQLEAFIRGDVER; via the coding sequence GTGCAGGGCGTCGAGTACTACAAGGACGCCGACCCCACCACCAAGGTGCCCGGCCTCATGCACGTGCAGTTCGGTGAGTACCACGTGGGTGACCTCGACTTCGTCGCGGCGTTCGACGTCGACGCCAAGAAGGTCGGTCAGGACCTGTCCGCCGCCATCAACGCGAGCGAGAACAACACGATCAAGATCGCCGACGTGCCGCCCACCGGCGTGCAGGTCCAGAAGGGCCCGACCCTGGACGGCCTCGGCAAGTACTACCGCGAGACCATCGAGGAGTCCGCCGACGAGGCCGTCGACGTCGTCGCCGTCCTCAAGGAGACCGGCGCCGACGTGCTCGTCTGCTACCTCCCCGTGGGCTCGGAGGAGGCCGCGAAGTTCTACGCGCAGGCCGCGATCGACGCCGGGGTGGCGTTCGTCAACGCGCTGCCCGTCTTCATCGCCGGCACGCCCGAGTGGGCCGACAAGTTCACGGCCGCCGGTGTGCCGATCGTCGGCGACGACATCAAGTCGCAGGTCGGCGCCACCATCACGCACCGCGTGCTGGCCCGCCTGTTCGAGGACCGCGGCGTCGTCCTGGACCGTACGTACCAGCTGAACGTCGGCGGCAACATGGACTTCAAGAACATGCTCGAGCGCGAGCGCCTCGAGTCGAAGAAGATCTCCAAGACGCAGGCCGTCACGTCGAACCTGACCGACGCCGCCTTCGCCGGCAAGACCGAGGACCGCAACGTCCACATCGGCCCGTCGGACTACGTCGCGTGGCTCGACGACCGCAAGTGGGCCTACGTCCGCATGGAGGGTCGCGCGTTCGGCGACGCCCCCATCAACATGGAGTACAAGCTCGAGGTCTGGGACTCGCCCAACTCGGCCGGCGTGATCATCGACGCCGTCCGCGCGGCGAAGATCGCCAAGGACCGTGGCGTGGGTGGCCCGATCACCTCCGCGTCGGCGTACTTCATGAAGTCCCCGCCGGAGCAGCTCGAGGACCAGCACGCCCGCGAGCAGCTCGAGGCCTTCATCCGCGGCGACGTCGAGCGCTGA
- the rpsR gene encoding 30S ribosomal protein S18 → MAKPVLRKPKKKVSPLKSVKLDGAVDYKDTVLLRKFISDRGKIRARRVTGVSVQDQRKIARAVKNAREMALLPYSSSAR, encoded by the coding sequence ATGGCGAAGCCCGTACTTCGCAAGCCCAAGAAGAAGGTCAGCCCGCTCAAGAGCGTCAAGCTCGACGGCGCGGTCGACTACAAGGACACCGTTCTGCTGCGCAAGTTCATCTCGGACCGCGGCAAGATCCGCGCCCGTCGCGTGACCGGTGTCTCCGTGCAGGACCAGCGCAAGATCGCGCGCGCCGTGAAGAACGCTCGCGAGATGGCTCTGCTCCCCTACTCGAGCTCTGCTCGCTGA
- a CDS encoding ABC transporter ATP-binding protein, which produces MSQTPPAPTSLTTAPPADAGTPLPTAAAAVRGVGLRKTYGKGDAQVHALDGVDVAFARGHFTAIMGASGSGKSTLLHLLAGLDSASAGQVYLGDTELTSLGDDALTELRRKRVGFVFQSFNLLPMFTAEQNILLPLELAGTKVTPEIREWFDLLVTTLGLKPRLTHRPSELSGGQQQRVAIARALLTRPDVIFADEPTGNLDSRSGAEVLEFLRTSVREFGQTVVMVTHDAQAAAYADRAVLVADGRIAGDVANPTPDVVQAELDRLRTVSLANPASTPSHGIEAR; this is translated from the coding sequence ATGAGCCAGACGCCTCCTGCCCCCACGTCCCTGACCACCGCGCCGCCCGCCGACGCCGGCACGCCCCTCCCCACCGCCGCGGCCGCCGTCCGCGGCGTCGGCCTCCGCAAGACCTACGGCAAGGGCGACGCCCAGGTGCACGCGCTCGACGGCGTCGACGTCGCGTTCGCCCGCGGCCACTTCACCGCGATCATGGGCGCCTCCGGGTCCGGCAAGTCCACGCTGCTCCACCTCCTCGCGGGCCTCGACTCCGCGAGCGCCGGCCAGGTCTACCTCGGCGACACCGAGCTGACCTCGCTCGGCGACGACGCCCTGACCGAGCTGCGTCGCAAGCGCGTCGGCTTCGTCTTCCAGTCCTTCAACCTGCTGCCGATGTTCACGGCCGAGCAGAACATCCTGCTCCCGCTCGAGCTCGCCGGCACGAAGGTGACCCCCGAGATCCGCGAGTGGTTCGACCTCCTCGTCACCACGCTCGGCCTGAAGCCGCGTCTGACGCACCGCCCGAGCGAGCTCTCCGGCGGCCAGCAGCAGCGCGTCGCGATCGCGCGCGCCCTCCTCACCCGCCCCGACGTGATCTTCGCCGACGAGCCCACGGGCAACCTCGACTCCCGCAGCGGCGCCGAGGTGCTCGAGTTCCTGCGCACCTCCGTCCGTGAGTTCGGCCAGACCGTCGTCATGGTCACCCACGACGCGCAGGCCGCCGCCTACGCCGACCGCGCCGTCCTGGTCGCCGACGGCCGGATCGCCGGTGACGTCGCGAACCCGACGCCCGACGTCGTGCAGGCCGAGCTCGACCGCCTCCGCACGGTCTCGCTCGCGAACCCCGCCTCCACCCCGTCGCACGGCATCGAGGCCCGCTGA